The Pseudomonas sp. TH06 genome has a window encoding:
- a CDS encoding MarR family transcriptional regulator: MTSERDTCDDLLLDNQACFALHSTSLMMTKVYKPMLQAIGLTYPQYLAMMVLWEKDGLTVGEISTRLLTDPGSLTPLLKRLEGEGLLSRTRSREDERVVIVELTAQGRSLRDKAQSIPQCILGASGFTIERLQHLQSELQALRSHLQDSLV, from the coding sequence ATGACTTCCGAACGCGACACCTGCGATGACTTGCTCCTGGACAACCAGGCCTGCTTCGCCCTGCATTCCACTTCGCTGATGATGACGAAAGTCTACAAGCCGATGCTGCAAGCCATCGGCCTGACCTATCCGCAGTATTTGGCGATGATGGTGTTGTGGGAGAAAGATGGTTTGACGGTAGGGGAAATCAGCACGCGACTGCTGACGGATCCGGGATCGCTGACGCCACTGCTCAAGCGCCTGGAAGGCGAAGGTTTGCTCAGCCGGACTCGCAGCCGCGAGGATGAGCGGGTGGTGATTGTTGAATTGACGGCACAGGGCCGCTCCTTGCGAGATAAAGCCCAAAGCATTCCGCAATGCATTCTCGGCGCCAGCGGCTTCACGATCGAGCGCCTGCAACATCTGCAATCAGAACTGCAGGCCCTGCGCAGCCATCTGCAAGACAGCCTGGTCTGA
- a CDS encoding putative 2-dehydropantoate 2-reductase produces MGTINKPVVGIIGTGAIGGFYGMMLARAGFDVHFLLRSEFSAVAERGLQVDSAVHGLLTLNPVQAYSSAEDMPKCDWLLVGAKTTSNAGLAPSIIHAAKPDAKVLVLQNGLDVEDSLRELLPDSLHLLGGLCLICVHRDGPGQITHQALGAVNVAYHSGPATDDAARMALVEEGSGLFRAAGIDSQAMPNLYLARWQKLVWNIPYNGLSVMLGASTTPLMADVDSRALIQALMAEVVQGAKACGLEVPPGYADFLFTMTEKMADYWPSMYHDFLHKRPLELEAIYVRPLAAAKAAGCELPRIEALYRALSFIDRRNT; encoded by the coding sequence ATGGGGACAATCAATAAACCGGTGGTGGGGATTATCGGCACCGGCGCCATCGGCGGGTTTTACGGCATGATGCTGGCGCGCGCCGGCTTCGATGTGCACTTTCTGTTGCGCAGCGAGTTTTCTGCGGTGGCCGAACGCGGCTTGCAGGTGGACAGCGCGGTGCATGGCCTGCTGACGCTCAACCCGGTGCAGGCCTACTCTTCTGCTGAAGACATGCCCAAGTGCGACTGGCTGCTGGTGGGCGCCAAGACCACCAGCAATGCCGGTCTTGCTCCGTCGATCATTCACGCGGCAAAGCCCGACGCGAAAGTGCTGGTGCTGCAAAACGGCCTCGACGTCGAGGACAGCCTGCGTGAACTGCTGCCTGACTCGCTGCATCTGCTCGGTGGTCTGTGCCTGATCTGCGTGCATCGCGACGGCCCCGGGCAAATCACCCACCAGGCACTTGGCGCGGTGAACGTCGCTTACCACAGCGGTCCGGCTACCGACGACGCTGCGCGTATGGCACTTGTCGAGGAAGGCTCGGGGCTGTTTCGCGCCGCCGGCATCGATTCCCAGGCGATGCCCAATCTGTATCTGGCTCGCTGGCAGAAACTGGTCTGGAACATCCCTTATAACGGTCTCTCGGTAATGCTCGGCGCCAGCACTACGCCGCTGATGGCCGATGTCGACAGCCGCGCGCTGATTCAGGCGTTGATGGCCGAAGTGGTGCAGGGCGCCAAGGCCTGCGGTCTGGAAGTGCCACCTGGTTACGCCGACTTCCTGTTTACGATGACCGAGAAAATGGCCGATTACTGGCCGAGCATGTACCACGACTTTTTGCACAAGCGACCGCTGGAACTGGAGGCGATTTACGTCAGGCCGTTGGCGGCAGCCAAAGCGGCAGGGTGTGAACTGCCGCGAATAGAGGCGCTGTATCGGGCATTGAGCTTTATTGATCGACGCAACACTTGA
- a CDS encoding sulfite exporter TauE/SafE family protein, whose protein sequence is MMEFLLYLLFGAALGTLGGIFGIGGGLIAIPLLGVWFGLDQQIAQGTALVMVVPNVMLALWRYHQRNRIELRHALPLAVMGFCFAWLGSIWAVGIDAQTMRIGFVAFLVALSAYNLLKMFGKRPAATSEMRYSWPWLGVLGAASGTMGGLFGVGGAVVATPVLTSLFGTTQVVAQGLSLALALPSTGVTLVTYAVHQEVDWMIGLPLAIGGLASISWGVKVAHALPEKLLRGLFCGFLVLCAVMLTFKV, encoded by the coding sequence GTGATGGAGTTTTTGTTGTACCTGCTGTTCGGCGCCGCCCTGGGCACACTCGGTGGCATCTTCGGCATCGGTGGCGGCTTGATCGCCATTCCACTGCTCGGCGTGTGGTTCGGGCTCGATCAGCAAATTGCTCAAGGCACGGCGCTGGTGATGGTGGTGCCGAACGTGATGCTGGCGCTGTGGCGTTATCACCAACGCAATCGCATTGAATTGCGTCATGCGTTGCCGTTGGCGGTGATGGGCTTCTGTTTCGCCTGGCTCGGTTCGATCTGGGCGGTTGGCATCGATGCGCAAACCATGCGCATCGGCTTTGTCGCGTTTCTGGTGGCGCTGTCGGCCTATAACCTGCTGAAGATGTTCGGCAAACGCCCGGCGGCAACGTCCGAGATGCGTTATTCGTGGCCGTGGCTGGGTGTTCTCGGTGCGGCCTCGGGAACCATGGGCGGTTTGTTCGGTGTCGGTGGGGCTGTGGTGGCGACGCCGGTCTTGACCAGCCTGTTTGGCACCACGCAAGTGGTCGCCCAAGGCTTGTCGCTGGCACTGGCACTGCCGAGTACTGGCGTGACCTTGGTCACGTACGCGGTGCATCAGGAAGTGGACTGGATGATCGGCTTGCCGCTGGCCATTGGCGGGCTGGCCAGCATCAGTTGGGGCGTGAAAGTCGCCCACGCACTGCCGGAAAAACTCCTGCGTGGGCTGTTCTGCGGTTTTCTGGTGCTGTGTGCGGTGATGCTCACGTTTAAAGTTTGA
- a CDS encoding thioredoxin family protein: MSTDSLCRPFDIVSPSIVVESELTDFDADQRLLAMSGVSLVIFTSVGCASCRFAREVLPGFDLAIERLCWIDAGNNGGLVERYQVFHLPALFVVRDGEFFGALHTRLTADALNAALAQALGRIAEELP, from the coding sequence ATGAGCACAGACTCCCTGTGTCGGCCATTTGACATTGTTTCCCCCAGTATAGTGGTCGAATCCGAACTGACCGATTTCGACGCCGACCAACGGCTGTTGGCGATGAGCGGTGTTTCGCTGGTGATTTTCACCAGCGTCGGCTGCGCCAGTTGCCGGTTTGCCCGCGAAGTGTTGCCGGGGTTCGATCTGGCGATCGAGCGTTTGTGCTGGATCGACGCCGGCAACAACGGCGGGTTGGTCGAGCGTTATCAGGTCTTTCATTTGCCGGCGTTGTTTGTCGTGCGCGACGGCGAGTTCTTTGGGGCATTGCACACGCGCCTGACGGCCGACGCGCTGAACGCGGCGTTGGCGCAGGCACTGGGTCGAATTGCAGAGGAGTTGCCATAA
- a CDS encoding LysR family transcriptional regulator, whose protein sequence is MNPNQLTEQLGLFLDVLESGSFSAASRRHPLTPSAVARRIDSLENAVGSQLFIRSTHAVLATPAGLAFAERARRIVAELQLARAEAVSLSNAPEGLIRIDAPAAFGRRHLAPVIADFLLLYPGLDVQLHLIDSFVDMHGSNLGKVDLVLRAGQLADTRLVATPLASMVRIACASPDYLKQRGIPGHPAQLTEHDGLDWDGLAPPFAWRFELDGQMQLHRPARIRMSANNAEALVCGALAGLGIAHLPTWLASEYLLRGELLPLFCENGLPKPETTGIYALRMEQQTNSRSRLLLEYLKTRFSPVPPWDLALQRDFGRH, encoded by the coding sequence ATGAATCCCAACCAATTGACCGAACAACTCGGGCTGTTTCTTGATGTGCTGGAAAGTGGCAGTTTTTCCGCGGCGTCCCGTCGTCATCCACTGACGCCTTCGGCGGTCGCGCGGCGCATCGACAGCCTGGAAAACGCGGTCGGCAGCCAATTGTTCATCCGCAGTACGCACGCGGTACTTGCCACACCTGCGGGCCTGGCTTTCGCAGAGCGGGCACGGCGGATTGTCGCCGAGTTACAACTGGCCCGCGCCGAAGCGGTTTCCCTGAGCAATGCGCCGGAGGGCTTGATTCGCATCGATGCCCCGGCAGCGTTCGGACGCAGGCACCTGGCCCCGGTGATTGCCGACTTTCTGCTGTTGTATCCGGGACTGGACGTGCAGTTACATCTGATCGACAGCTTTGTCGACATGCACGGCTCGAATCTGGGCAAGGTCGACCTGGTGCTGCGCGCCGGTCAATTGGCCGACACCCGTCTGGTTGCCACGCCACTGGCGAGCATGGTGCGCATCGCCTGCGCGAGTCCCGACTATCTCAAACAGCGCGGAATACCCGGCCATCCCGCGCAATTGACTGAACACGACGGTCTGGACTGGGACGGCCTCGCCCCGCCCTTCGCCTGGCGTTTCGAACTGGATGGGCAGATGCAACTGCATCGTCCGGCCCGCATCCGCATGAGCGCCAATAATGCCGAGGCTCTGGTCTGCGGCGCGCTGGCGGGGCTGGGGATTGCGCATCTGCCGACCTGGCTGGCCAGCGAATATCTGTTGCGCGGAGAACTGCTGCCGCTGTTTTGCGAAAACGGTCTGCCGAAACCAGAGACCACCGGAATCTATGCGCTGAGGATGGAACAGCAGACGAATTCGCGCAGTCGCTTGCTGCTGGAATACCTGAAAACCCGCTTCAGCCCGGTTCCGCCGTGGGATCTGGCGTTACAACGGGATTTTGGCCGGCACTAG
- the cysB gene encoding HTH-type transcriptional regulator CysB, whose product MKLQQLRYIWEVAHHDLNVSATAQSLYTSQPGISKQIRLLEDELGVEVFARSGKHLTRVTPAGERIITTAGEILRKVESIKQIAQEFSNEKKGTLSIATTHTQARYALPPVISNFIKQYPDVALHMHQGSPMQIAEMAADGTVDFAIATEALELFGDLVMMPCYRWNRCVVVPQGHPLTKLPKLTLEALAEYPIVTYVFGFTGRSKLDEAFSHRGLTPKVVFTAADADVIKTYVRLGLGVGIVAKMAVDTKLDNDLVVLDASELFESSITKIGFRRGTFLRGFMCDFIEKFAPHLTREVMAKAIQCHNKQELEELFDGVELPVH is encoded by the coding sequence ATGAAGCTTCAACAATTGCGCTACATCTGGGAAGTGGCGCACCACGACCTCAACGTTTCCGCTACAGCCCAAAGCCTTTACACCTCGCAACCGGGTATCAGTAAACAAATCCGCCTGCTGGAAGATGAACTCGGCGTTGAAGTGTTCGCCCGTAGCGGCAAGCACCTGACCCGCGTCACGCCAGCCGGCGAGCGCATCATCACCACTGCCGGTGAGATTCTGCGCAAGGTTGAAAGCATCAAGCAGATTGCCCAGGAATTCTCCAACGAGAAGAAAGGCACCCTGTCGATCGCGACTACTCACACCCAGGCACGTTATGCACTGCCGCCGGTGATCAGCAATTTCATCAAGCAATATCCGGACGTGGCGCTGCACATGCACCAGGGTTCGCCGATGCAGATCGCTGAAATGGCCGCTGACGGCACTGTCGATTTCGCCATCGCCACCGAAGCGCTGGAGTTGTTCGGTGATCTGGTGATGATGCCGTGCTATCGCTGGAACCGCTGTGTGGTCGTGCCGCAGGGCCATCCCCTGACCAAGCTGCCGAAGCTGACCCTCGAAGCGCTCGCCGAATACCCGATCGTGACGTACGTGTTCGGTTTCACTGGCCGTTCGAAACTCGACGAAGCGTTCAGCCATCGTGGCCTGACGCCGAAAGTGGTGTTCACCGCTGCCGACGCCGACGTAATCAAAACCTACGTGCGTCTGGGCCTGGGTGTGGGCATCGTCGCCAAAATGGCCGTTGATACCAAACTCGACAACGATCTGGTGGTGCTGGATGCCAGCGAGCTGTTCGAATCGAGCATCACCAAGATCGGTTTCCGTCGCGGTACGTTCCTGCGTGGTTTCATGTGCGACTTCATCGAGAAGTTTGCTCCGCACCTGACCCGCGAAGTGATGGCCAAAGCCATCCAGTGCCACAACAAGCAAGAGCTGGAAGAGCTGTTCGACGGCGTCGAGCTGCCGGTTCACTAA
- a CDS encoding LysR substrate-binding domain-containing protein: protein MSAYPSIDTDVLRTFVAIADQGGFTRAGEMVNRTQSAVSMQMKRLEEDVLQRQLFERDGRQVRLTAEGQVLLGYARRILKLHSEVFNTLREPHMVGTVKIGTPDDYVMRFLPGILSRFAQFYPLIQIEVHCESTKQLLQRTDLDLSIVTREPGNEIGQLLRKERFVWAEAQNFSAHEQTPLPLAMFNSDCFCRLWACNALDAMGRDYRIAYNSTSLSALMAVVSAGLAITAQLESLITPDMRILGADEDLPLLPEASIMLIRNLNNPSPITECLAEHIVEGFKL, encoded by the coding sequence TTGTCGGCCTACCCCAGTATCGATACCGATGTCCTGCGCACCTTTGTGGCGATTGCCGATCAAGGCGGTTTCACCCGCGCCGGTGAAATGGTCAACCGCACGCAATCGGCGGTGAGCATGCAGATGAAGCGTCTGGAAGAAGACGTGTTGCAACGCCAGTTGTTTGAACGTGACGGGCGTCAGGTGCGCCTGACCGCTGAAGGCCAAGTGCTGCTGGGATACGCGCGACGCATCCTCAAGCTGCACAGCGAAGTGTTCAACACCCTGCGCGAGCCACACATGGTCGGCACCGTGAAGATTGGCACGCCGGATGATTACGTGATGCGCTTTCTGCCGGGGATCCTCTCGCGATTCGCGCAGTTCTATCCGCTGATCCAGATCGAAGTGCATTGCGAGTCGACCAAACAGCTGCTGCAGCGCACCGATCTGGACCTGTCGATTGTCACCCGTGAACCGGGCAACGAAATCGGCCAGTTGCTGCGCAAAGAGCGGTTTGTCTGGGCCGAGGCGCAAAATTTCAGTGCCCACGAACAGACGCCGTTGCCCTTGGCGATGTTCAACAGTGACTGCTTCTGCCGTTTGTGGGCCTGCAATGCGCTGGACGCAATGGGCCGCGATTATCGAATCGCCTACAACAGCACCAGCCTGTCGGCACTGATGGCGGTGGTGAGCGCGGGCCTGGCGATCACCGCGCAACTGGAAAGCCTGATCACCCCGGACATGCGCATTCTCGGCGCCGATGAAGATCTGCCATTGCTGCCCGAGGCCAGCATCATGTTGATCCGCAACCTGAACAATCCGTCGCCGATCACCGAATGCCTGGCCGAACACATCGTCGAAGGTTTCAAACTTTAA
- a CDS encoding elongation factor P encodes MKTGKELKPGTVIRIDNDPWLVQKAEFTKSGRNSAIMKTKLKNLLTGYKTETVYGADDKLDDVILDRKEATLSFISGDTYTFMDTTDYTMYELNAEDIESVLPFVEEGMTDVCEAVFFEERLVSVELPTTIVRQVDYTEGSARGDTSGKVMKPAKLKNGTELSVADFIEIGDMIEIDTREGGSYKGRAK; translated from the coding sequence ATGAAAACTGGTAAAGAACTCAAACCCGGTACCGTGATCCGTATCGACAACGATCCTTGGCTGGTTCAGAAAGCTGAATTCACCAAGTCGGGCCGTAACAGCGCGATCATGAAGACCAAGCTGAAGAACCTGCTGACCGGTTACAAGACCGAAACCGTTTACGGTGCGGACGACAAACTGGACGACGTGATCCTGGATCGTAAAGAAGCCACCCTGTCTTTCATCAGCGGTGACACCTACACGTTCATGGACACCACTGACTACACCATGTACGAACTGAACGCCGAAGACATCGAAAGCGTTCTGCCTTTCGTTGAAGAAGGCATGACCGACGTTTGCGAAGCCGTGTTCTTCGAAGAGCGTCTGGTTTCCGTAGAGCTGCCGACCACCATCGTGCGTCAGGTTGACTACACCGAAGGTTCCGCTCGCGGTGACACTTCCGGCAAGGTGATGAAGCCTGCCAAACTGAAGAACGGTACCGAGCTGTCGGTTGCTGACTTCATCGAAATCGGCGACATGATCGAGATCGATACCCGCGAAGGCGGTTCCTACAAAGGCCGTGCCAAATAA
- a CDS encoding 5'-nucleotidase, whose amino-acid sequence MAKNIDDKLVLAISSRALFDLSESHKVYLSSGVEAYRQYQIEHEDEILAPGDAFPLVEKLLSLNSRLGRARVEVILVSRNSADTGLRVFNSIHHYGLAISRAAFVGGRSPYPYLKAFGCDLFLSTHAEDVRAALDAGFAAATILSGGASRAASDELRIAFDGDAVIFSDESERIYQSGGLEAFQAKEREAAREPLRGGPFKGFLAALNLLQREFPDDDCPIRTALVTARSAPAHERVIRTLREWDIRLDESLFLGGLTKSAFLEAFAADVFFDDQAGHCELAREVVATGHVPHGISNEPSI is encoded by the coding sequence ATGGCGAAGAACATTGATGACAAACTGGTGCTGGCGATCTCGTCGCGCGCCTTGTTCGACCTGAGCGAGAGCCACAAGGTTTATCTGTCGAGCGGCGTTGAAGCCTATCGGCAATATCAGATCGAGCACGAAGACGAGATCCTCGCGCCCGGCGATGCCTTCCCCCTGGTGGAAAAACTTCTGAGCCTGAACAGTCGCCTCGGCCGCGCCCGGGTCGAGGTGATTCTGGTGTCGCGCAACAGCGCCGACACCGGGTTGCGCGTGTTCAACTCGATTCATCACTACGGCCTGGCGATTTCCCGCGCAGCGTTTGTCGGCGGGCGCAGTCCTTATCCGTATCTGAAAGCCTTTGGTTGCGACTTGTTTCTATCGACTCACGCTGAGGATGTGCGTGCAGCACTGGACGCCGGTTTCGCCGCCGCGACCATTTTGTCCGGGGGCGCCAGTCGTGCGGCCAGCGATGAATTGCGCATCGCCTTCGACGGTGACGCAGTGATTTTTTCCGACGAGTCAGAGCGCATCTATCAATCCGGCGGACTCGAAGCGTTTCAGGCCAAGGAGCGCGAGGCGGCGCGCGAACCGTTGCGCGGCGGGCCGTTCAAGGGCTTTCTGGCGGCGCTCAATCTGTTGCAACGCGAGTTCCCCGACGACGACTGCCCGATCCGCACGGCACTGGTCACGGCGCGTTCGGCGCCGGCACATGAGCGGGTGATCCGCACGTTGCGGGAATGGGACATCCGCCTCGACGAATCTCTGTTCCTCGGTGGCCTGACCAAATCGGCGTTTCTCGAAGCGTTTGCCGCCGACGTGTTCTTCGACGATCAGGCCGGCCACTGCGAACTCGCCCGCGAAGTGGTCGCCACCGGCCACGTGCCCCACGGCATCAGCAACGAACCATCGATCTAA
- a CDS encoding universal stress protein, which yields MIRSMLYATDLGLYAPLVMQHALALARTFNADLYVVHAVEPMGLFAESVLQSYLDEQALNEFHSEGLKTVIANIEQRVLESFREELGEEGEQDLQRIRAVRVLQGDPSQVILDQVQKLSVDLLIVGSHSHGVGAETPLGRTATRVLQLSKVPVYLVPLVERRRREDR from the coding sequence ATGATTCGTTCGATGCTGTATGCCACTGACCTCGGTCTTTACGCACCGTTAGTGATGCAGCACGCCCTGGCTTTGGCGCGAACATTCAATGCCGACTTGTACGTGGTGCACGCGGTGGAGCCGATGGGGTTGTTTGCCGAGTCGGTGCTGCAGAGTTATCTCGACGAGCAGGCATTGAACGAATTTCACAGCGAGGGTCTGAAAACAGTCATCGCCAATATCGAGCAGCGGGTGCTGGAGAGCTTTCGCGAAGAACTGGGCGAGGAGGGCGAGCAGGATCTGCAGCGCATTCGCGCGGTACGCGTGCTGCAGGGCGATCCGTCGCAGGTGATTCTTGACCAGGTGCAGAAACTCTCTGTCGATTTGCTGATCGTAGGAAGTCACAGCCACGGGGTGGGCGCGGAAACGCCGTTGGGTCGCACGGCGACGCGGGTCCTGCAATTGTCCAAGGTGCCGGTTTATCTGGTGCCGCTGGTGGAGCGTCGGCGGCGGGAGGATCGCTGA
- a CDS encoding PilZ domain-containing protein — MGRFIPHPDEVPVELTLLKPECISRQQLHTISLGGIACNYHRAWRHGTALQVRMPTLNADICYPGYVAWCLRRKKGYLVGIAFTDEQTLFSARMGEQVCQIERYCRMNDAHDDLQDIQALALQWVEQHADEFSHDSVRKAFAQPVLD, encoded by the coding sequence ATGGGACGTTTCATTCCTCATCCGGACGAGGTGCCGGTTGAATTAACCTTGCTCAAGCCTGAGTGTATTTCCAGGCAACAGCTGCACACTATCAGCCTCGGCGGCATCGCTTGCAATTACCACCGTGCCTGGCGCCATGGCACGGCTCTGCAAGTGCGCATGCCGACACTGAATGCCGACATCTGTTATCCGGGCTATGTGGCGTGGTGTCTGCGGCGAAAAAAAGGTTATCTGGTGGGGATCGCGTTCACCGACGAACAAACGCTGTTCAGCGCGCGAATGGGTGAGCAAGTGTGTCAGATCGAACGCTACTGCCGCATGAACGACGCCCACGATGACCTGCAGGATATTCAGGCGCTGGCCCTGCAATGGGTCGAACAACATGCCGATGAGTTCTCCCACGACAGCGTTCGCAAGGCTTTTGCCCAGCCAGTGCTGGATTAA
- the earP gene encoding elongation factor P maturation arginine rhamnosyltransferase EarP: protein MSELKTRWDIFCTVVDNYGDIGVTWRLARQLVVEHSLAVRLWVDDLRAFERICPEIDISAAQQWQQGVEVRHWPSEWPHTDAADVVIAAFACQLPSEYMDAMAGREKPPLWMNLDYLSAEEWVIGCHGLPSVKYRSVQKFFFFPGFQPGTGGLLRERGLLEQRRQFQQDSQAQRQFLQGLGIERAPDAQLISLFAYENAGLASWLDVMAADATATHLLVPEGRILGDVARWLGVETLNAGAIHVRQALTVQVLPFVRQDQYDHLLWCCDFNAVRGEDSFVRAQWAGRPMLWHIYQQDEDIHLDKLDAFLALYSKGLSPAAAQAMNGLWQAWSAGQPIGGHWLEARKHWPELQENAEAWCLEQGLQADLAAALVQFYLNWI, encoded by the coding sequence ATGTCGGAACTGAAAACCCGCTGGGATATTTTTTGCACCGTCGTCGATAACTATGGCGATATCGGCGTGACCTGGCGCCTGGCCCGGCAATTGGTGGTTGAGCATTCATTGGCGGTGCGGCTGTGGGTCGATGATCTGCGCGCGTTCGAACGCATCTGCCCGGAGATCGACATCAGTGCCGCGCAACAATGGCAGCAGGGCGTGGAGGTACGGCACTGGCCGAGCGAGTGGCCGCACACCGACGCCGCTGACGTGGTGATCGCCGCGTTCGCCTGTCAGTTGCCCAGCGAATACATGGACGCGATGGCCGGTCGCGAAAAGCCGCCCTTGTGGATGAACCTCGACTATCTCAGTGCCGAGGAGTGGGTCATTGGCTGCCACGGATTGCCGTCGGTGAAATACAGGTCGGTGCAGAAGTTCTTCTTCTTTCCGGGATTTCAGCCGGGCACTGGCGGACTGCTGCGTGAACGAGGACTGCTCGAACAGCGTCGGCAATTTCAGCAGGATTCCCAAGCGCAGCGACAATTCCTGCAAGGTTTGGGGATCGAGCGAGCTCCCGACGCACAGCTGATTTCTCTGTTTGCCTACGAGAATGCCGGACTGGCGAGTTGGCTGGACGTGATGGCCGCCGACGCGACAGCCACTCACTTGCTGGTACCGGAAGGGCGGATTCTCGGCGACGTCGCGCGTTGGCTCGGGGTCGAGACCCTCAACGCGGGGGCTATACATGTGCGTCAGGCGCTGACCGTGCAGGTGCTGCCGTTCGTCCGTCAGGATCAATACGATCATCTGCTCTGGTGCTGCGATTTCAATGCGGTGCGCGGCGAAGACTCGTTCGTCCGGGCGCAGTGGGCGGGGCGCCCGATGCTTTGGCACATCTATCAGCAAGACGAAGACATCCACCTGGACAAGCTCGACGCCTTCCTCGCGCTATATTCGAAAGGTCTGTCGCCAGCCGCGGCGCAGGCGATGAACGGTCTCTGGCAGGCCTGGAGTGCGGGTCAGCCGATCGGCGGACACTGGCTCGAAGCCCGTAAACATTGGCCGGAGCTACAGGAAAATGCCGAAGCATGGTGTCTGGAACAAGGCTTGCAGGCGGATCTTGCCGCAGCGCTGGTACAGTTTTACCTAAATTGGATATGA
- a CDS encoding GreA/GreB family elongation factor: protein MNKHTVHQLILDKLRIDLDIAERAAQTAYETATHEENIAENKYDTLGLEASYLAAGQAKRVEEIRQSLALCQNLTLRAYDENRGIEIGALLGLEDEKGREQWLFLAPDAAGLKVDVVGQPITVITPRSPMGKSLLGKFEGDEVEILVAGTRQQFAVTEVL, encoded by the coding sequence ATGAACAAACACACTGTCCACCAATTGATTCTCGACAAGCTGCGCATCGACCTCGATATCGCCGAACGCGCCGCCCAAACCGCTTACGAAACCGCGACTCACGAAGAGAACATCGCCGAAAACAAATACGACACCCTGGGTCTTGAGGCGTCTTATCTGGCGGCCGGGCAAGCAAAACGCGTTGAGGAGATCCGTCAGTCATTGGCGCTGTGCCAGAACCTGACGCTGCGCGCCTATGACGAAAATCGGGGAATAGAGATCGGCGCCCTGCTCGGCCTGGAAGACGAAAAGGGTCGCGAGCAATGGCTGTTTCTGGCGCCGGATGCGGCGGGGCTGAAAGTCGACGTGGTCGGTCAGCCGATTACCGTCATCACCCCGCGCTCGCCCATGGGCAAAAGCCTGCTGGGCAAATTCGAGGGTGACGAGGTGGAGATTCTGGTGGCGGGCACCCGGCAACAGTTTGCTGTCACCGAGGTGCTTTGA
- a CDS encoding organic hydroperoxide resistance protein yields the protein MQTLYTAIATSTGGRDGRAISSDNILDVKLATPKELGGAGGAATNPEQLFAAGYSACFIGALKFVASQTKRKIPDDASITAHVGIGQIPGGFGLDIDLHISLPGLEQADAQSLVEAAHQVCPYSNATRGNVDVRLHTTV from the coding sequence ATGCAAACTCTCTACACCGCAATCGCAACCTCCACTGGCGGCCGTGACGGTCGTGCGATCTCCAGCGACAACATTCTCGACGTCAAACTGGCCACCCCGAAAGAACTCGGTGGTGCTGGCGGCGCGGCGACCAACCCTGAGCAACTGTTCGCGGCGGGCTACTCGGCCTGCTTCATCGGCGCACTGAAATTCGTTGCCAGCCAGACCAAACGTAAAATCCCGGACGACGCTTCGATCACTGCCCACGTCGGTATCGGCCAAATCCCTGGCGGCTTCGGCCTCGACATCGACCTGCACATCAGCCTGCCGGGTCTGGAACAAGCCGATGCACAGAGCCTGGTTGAAGCGGCGCATCAGGTTTGCCCGTACTCCAACGCCACTCGCGGCAACGTTGACGTGCGCCTGCACACCACCGTTTGA
- a CDS encoding DUF1127 domain-containing protein, protein MKGQREFVDEEKFSGHGHMVSDLLHKFSRWYELHRERELLASLSDEALKDIGVSRADVEHESIRPFWDDPMHK, encoded by the coding sequence ATGAAAGGTCAAAGAGAGTTTGTAGACGAAGAAAAATTTTCCGGCCATGGCCATATGGTTTCCGACCTGCTGCACAAGTTTAGCCGTTGGTACGAACTTCATCGTGAACGCGAGTTGCTCGCCAGTTTGAGCGATGAAGCGTTGAAGGACATCGGGGTCAGTCGTGCCGACGTCGAACACGAGTCGATCCGGCCATTCTGGGATGATCCGATGCATAAATGA